TCTCGGCCACTTTTTATCTTAATCCGCTACCCGAATCGGAGGCCATCCATGGCTAAATTATCCTCTGCCCGTCGCGTATTGCGCGTCCTGTCCATCCTCAAGGGCAACACCATTCACGGCCTGTCCAACGGCGAGATCGCCAAGGCCCTGGACGAATCACCCGTCAATATTTCCCGCGCGCTCGACGTCCTGGTGGACGAAGGATTCAGCACCAAGCTGGACTCCGGGCGTTACGCCCTGGGCCTCCAGGTGGCGAAGATCGGATACGCGCACATCAATGAACTGGATATGGCCGAAAGACGAATCAACGAACTCAGGCAGCGCACCATGGCCGGTGCCTTGAACTAAATGGGAAGGAGACTCACATGGGAACAATCGACGCGATGGATGACATCCTCGGAATGACATTCGGAGAACTGGTGGAATTGGGAGAAGTCAGCTGCACCTTGAGCGATGGCAACGACAATCCCATTGCGGTTATGGCCGTGGTCAAAGGCAAAGAACTCTGCATGGAAGTGCTGGAGGTCATAGCGCGGCATGAGGAGGACGAGAATGAAAACTAGCACCCCTCCGTCTCGGAAATCTCGCAACTCAAAGGAATCCCTCATGCCCGGCATCCCCAAGTTGCTCGTCATGGATAATGGCAATGCTGCCACGTCTCGCCTGACCGCCAAGCGGATCAGCCAGCTGGATCGATAAACCGACTTTCTCAAGGAGGAAATACACATGACCACACGAACTTGCGCCAGCTGCGAATACCACAAGTCCAAATCCAACCCGACCCCTGGAAAGCTGATCCCCGGAGAGTCCGGCAAATGCACCCGCCCCACGGGCTTGTGCGACCACATCAAGGATCAGGCCGAGGAACCGGCCTCCATCTTTTCCAAAAACCTCGTTTCGTCCGAGGCCGTCCAGGAAGCCATTGCCTCCACAGCCGTTGACCAAAAAGACAGGGGGAGCCTGAGCGCTCTTGCCCTCT
This sequence is a window from Pseudodesulfovibrio sp. JC047. Protein-coding genes within it:
- a CDS encoding IclR family transcriptional regulator: MAKLSSARRVLRVLSILKGNTIHGLSNGEIAKALDESPVNISRALDVLVDEGFSTKLDSGRYALGLQVAKIGYAHINELDMAERRINELRQRTMAGALN